In Solanum pennellii chromosome 7, SPENNV200, the following are encoded in one genomic region:
- the LOC107026244 gene encoding probable protein phosphatase 2C 55: protein MAVCGSRTHIGHFAGNMTARRLQCSLSVKSCTVSYNKRGFQNVSKANINLGNKGRPNNFMLYQYFSTNVAKRRTNLNPHKGFGLEGFRNLSHECFYSGTASASNVSSDNSKGTEQVVDVVNSSEAKIPLQLNSGSFYLPHPAKAKTGGEDAHFICTLTPAIGVADGVGGWADLGIDAGLYARELMSHSLSAIQDEPKGSVDLIRVLEKAYVRTKAKGSCTACIVALTEGGLYAVNLGDSGFMLVRNGCAAFKSPSQQHGFNFPYQLDCNNAGDSPSSAMVFKITALPGDVLIVGTDGLFDNLYDEDISGVVFQAMEDGLGPQMTAQRIAELAQLRAMDHIKSSPFSDGAREAGFDYHGGKLDDITVVVSYITE, encoded by the coding sequence GGCGCCTGCAGTGTAGTTTGTCAGTAAAGAGTTGTACTGTTTCTTACAACAAAAGAGGCTTTCAAAATGTTAGTAAAGCTAACATCAATTTGGGAAACAAAGGACGGCCCAACAACTTCATGCTTTACCAATATTTCTCGACTAATGTTGCAAAGAGGAGGACTAACCTCAATCCACACAAAGGCTTTGGATTGGAAGGTTTTCGCAATTTATCCCACGAATGTTTCTATTCTGGAACTGCCTCTGCTTCTAATGTGTCTTCTGATAATTCTAAGGGCACGGAACAAGTTGTAGACGTTGTTAATTCTTCTGAAGCAAAGATCCCCTTGCAGCTAAACTCGGGATCTTTTTACCTACCTCATCCTGCTAAAGCAAAAACTGGTGGAGAGGATGCTCATTTTATTTGTACCCTTACTCCAGCAATCGGTGTAGCTGATGGTGTTGGTGGATGGGCTGATCTTGGTATTGATGCTGGACTATATGCCCGTGAATTGATGTCTCACTCTTTATCCGCAATTCAAGATGAACCAAAAGGTTCTGTAGACCTAATCAGAGTGCTGGAGAAAGCTTACGTGAGAACAAAAGCAAAAGGCTCTTGTACAGCGTGTATCGTTGCACTCACTGAAGGGGGTCTTTATGCAGTTAATTTAGGAGATAGCGGATTTATGTTGGTTAGAAATGGATGTGCTGCATTTAAATCCCCTTCACAGCAGCATGGGTTTAATTTCCCATATCAACTAGATTGCAACAACGCAGGTGATTCACCTAGCTCTGCCATGGTGTTCAAAATTACTGCTCTACCTGGAGATGTCCTAATTGTTGGTACAGATGGGCTTTTTGATAATTTGTATGACGAAGATATCAGTGGAGTTGTATTTCAGGCCATGGAAGATGGCTTAGGGCCTCAGATGACTGCTCAGCGGATAGCAGAACTGGCACAACTAAGAGCAATGGATCATATCAAGTCTTCGCCTTTCTCTGATGGAGCTCGCGAGGCTGGATTTGATTACCATGGTGGGAAGCTGGACGACATCACTGTAGTTGTTTCTTACATAACAGAGTAA